A single Bufo bufo chromosome 6, aBufBuf1.1, whole genome shotgun sequence DNA region contains:
- the LOC121006091 gene encoding uncharacterized protein LOC121006091, which produces MSRTPQMDHIQCMPELHNDATQDLQGDVPRNVKFEEEVICVKIKEEEIPTDVSPEKWMQTKWGSRMSKNIRDSDSESTHHGPEPFESSSEEAELSQAGPSQLLPVISPRHDTGRMTERGSKRNRKRRREEVEFMESVLHRLSEMNEERSRHLKEMASQQEIIIRQLRDDEDSDMLFLKSLLPLMKEMPTPRKMECWTAMMDVMARFVAPSSTTHQPSQAPGPYSHAPPPESWYEPSAYSSAPSHSCPPHRQRLAEELGEFQYYPA; this is translated from the exons ATGTCCAG AACCCCACAAATGGACCACATTCAGTGTATGCCGGAACTTCACAATGATGCAACACAAGATCTTCAG GGTGATGTTCCTAGAAATGTAAAATTTGAGGAGGAAGTGATATGCGTGAAGATCAAGGAAGAAGAGATTCCCACAGATGTCAGTCCAG AAAAATGGATGCAGACAAAGTGGGGATCTAGGATGTCCAAAAATATCAGAGACTCAGACTCTGAGTCAACACATCATGGACCAGAGCCTTTTGAATCTTCTTCTGAGGAGGCAGAGCTATCCCAGGCTGGCCCCTCACAGCTGCTCCCTGTGATatcacccagacatgacacaGGAAGGATGACCGAGCGAGGCTCCAAACGCAATAGGAAGAGGAGAAGGGAGGAGGTTGAGTTTATGGAATCTGTGTTGCATCGCCTCAGTGAGATGAATGAAGAAAGATCTCGCCACTTAAAAGAGATGGCATCTCAGCAGGAGATAATTATCAGGCAATTGCGGGACGATGAGGATAGTGATATGCTTTTTCTCAAGAGTCTCCTCCCTTTGATGAAAGAGATGCCAACTCCTAGAAAAATGGAATGTTGGACAGCAATGATGGATGTCATGGCTAGATTTGTAGCTCCCTCTTCCACAACTCATCAACCATCTCAAGCACCAGGTCCCTACTCCCATGCCCCACCTCCTGAATCTTGGTATGAACCATCTGCatactcatctgcccccagtcaCTCCTGCCCCCCTCACAGACAGAGATTGGCAGAAGAACTGGGAGAGTTTCAATATTACCCAGCCTAA